One genomic region from Nilaparvata lugens isolate BPH chromosome 3, ASM1435652v1, whole genome shotgun sequence encodes:
- the LOC120350208 gene encoding uncharacterized protein LOC120350208 — MKRARRTTEPISNRAIPHTLEELREELSQVGCEGLRLTTGNTQFFLNEPIRGADGEPLAEGFVSHRILQHLRRHPAEASHILIDVTFKTVPRRPQGVQQFISIHAMYMDIQWAPEGR, encoded by the exons ATGAAGAGGGCAAGAAGAACAACCGAGCCAATCTCCAATCGGGCCATTCCCCACACCCTGGAGGAGTTGAGGGAAGAACTGAGCCAAGTGGGTTGTGAGGGTTTACGACTCACGACTGGAAACACACAGTTTTTCCTCAACGAGCCTATAAGGGGTGCGGACGGGGAGCCGTTGGCCGAGGGCTTCGTCAGCCACAGAATACTGCAGCATTTGAGGAGGCATCCTGCGGAGGCGTCTCATATTCTTATAGACGTTACATTCAAGACTGTCCCCAGGCGACCACAGGGGGTGCAACAGTTCATCTCTATACATGCTATGTACATGGATATA CAGTGGGCGCCAGAAGGGCGATGA